A genomic window from Lotus japonicus ecotype B-129 chromosome 1, LjGifu_v1.2 includes:
- the LOC130749240 gene encoding uncharacterized protein LOC130749240, which translates to MDPSECPFDLAAYIQNSQIEEAYVLNRFRERRRKIREDAAPRSRKYLGRDHTAANQMLIGDYFANEPTYDDAMFRRRYRMQKHLFLRIVDDLSSSDNYFTQRVDAANKQGISPLAKCTTAMRMLAYGVAADAVDEYIKIGGTTALECLRRFCKGIIRLYEQQYLRAPTQEDLQRILHANDMRGFPGMIGSIDCMHWEWKNCPKAWEGQFTRGDKGTTTVILEAVATYDLWIWHAFFGCPGTLNDINVLDRSPVFDDVEQGKTPAVNFVVNQRPYNMAYYLADGIYPSYPTFIKTIRLPQSEPDKLFAKVQEGCRKDIERAFGVLQARFKIIREPARLWDIDDLSIIMRSCIILHNMIVEDERDTYAQRWTDFEQSGEGGSSTQQPYSTEVLPAFANHVRARSELRDSNVHHELQADLVKHIWAKFGMSQD; encoded by the coding sequence atggatccatctgagtgtccttttgatcttgcagcatacattcaaaatagtcaaattgaagaagcttatgtactCAACCGATTTAGAGAGCGTCGAAGAAAAATTCGAGAAGATGCTGCACCTCGTAGTAGAAAATATCTCGGTAGAGATCATACAGCGGCAAACCAGATGCTAATtggcgactactttgccaatgagcctacatatgacgatgcaatgtttcgtcgtcggtaccggatgcaaaagcatcttttccttcgaatcgttgatgacctttcaagtagtgataactacttcacccaacgcgttgatgcagccaataaacaaggtatatcacccttagcaaaatgtaccacagcaatgcgaatgttagcatatggtgtggcagcagatgcggtcgatgagtacatcaaaattggaggtactacagcattggagtgtttacgtagattctgtaaaggaatcatacgattgtatgagcaacagtacctgagagcaccaacccaagaagACCTGCAAAGGATATTACATGCTAATGacatgcgggggttcccaggcatgatcgggagtattgactgcatgcactgggagtggaaaaattgtcctaaagcatgggaaggtcaatttactagaggggataagggaaccacaacagttattcttgaagcagttgcaacttatgacctatggatctggcatgccttttttggatgtcctggaacgttgaacgacataaacgttctagatcggtcaccagtgtttgatgacgtggaacagggaaagaccccagctgtgaatttcgttgtgaatcaacgtccctataatatggcatactatctagccgatggtatctatccttcttatccaactttcatcaaaacgattagacttcctcaaagtgaacccgataagttatttgcaaaagttcaggagggatgtcggaaggacatcgaacgtgcatttggagttcttcaagctcgttttaaaatcatccgtgaaccagctcgcttgtgggacatagatgacttgagtatcattatgaggtcatgcatcatattacataatatgattgtcgaggatgaacgagatacatatgctcaacgttggaccgattttgagcaatctggggaaggtggatctagtacacagcaaccatactcgaccgaggttttacccgcttttgcaaatcatgtgcgtgctagatccgagttgcgtgattcaaatgttcatcatgaactgcaagcagatctagtgaagcacatctgggcaaagtttggaatgtctcaggattga
- the LOC130749247 gene encoding cytochrome P450 714A1-like, with product MEEMFVAVKLASSFALVGILSWILYLYGDLWQKSQRVRRKLQMQGIRGPPPSFLHGNLPDMQRIQSQASSINKSTTTNNHSEQFLAHDYSATLFPYFEHWRKQYGLVYTYSTGMKQHLYVNHPDLVREMNQCITLGLGKPSYITNKLAPMLGNGILRANGVSWAHQRKLVAAEFFMDKVKGMVGLMIESAQPLLQKWEQVIEGQGGVTAEVKVDADLRGLSADVISRVCFGHSYTKGKEVFSKLRSIQKIMSKQGGFLFGLGSFRDKLNLWTKKQSEISTLEREIESLIWELVEKRKRECSETSSEKDLMQLLLESAMSDQNLGKDFSKQFVVDNCKNIYFAGHETTAVAASWCLMLLALHPEWQTRIRTEVAEHCPNSIPNADSLPLFKTMTMVIQEVLRLYPAGAFVSRETYEDIQIGNLNVPKGVCLWTLIPTLHRDPEIWGPDANEFKPERFSEGVSKACKFPQAYVPFGLGTRLCLGKNFAMVQLKVVLALIISKFSFSLSPSYRHSPAYRMIVVPGHGVYILIQKI from the exons ATGGAGGAAATGTTTGTGGCAGTGAAACTGGCTTCTTCATTTGCTCTTGTGGGCATTTTGAGCTGGATACTTTATCTGTATGGTGATTTGTGGCAAAAGTCCCAAAGGGTGAGAAGGAAGCTCCAAATGCAGGGTATAAGAGGCCCTCCACCTTCTTTTCTCCATGGGAATCTTCCTGATATGCAGAGGATTCAATCACAGGCCAGCAGCATCAACAAATCTACCACCACCAACAACCATTCTGAGCAGTTTCTAGCACATGACTACTCTGCAACCCTCTTCCCATATTTTGAACACTGGAGGAAACAATACG GTTTAGTATACACTTACTCCACAGGGATGAAGCAACATCTATATGTGAACCATCCTGATCTAGTGAGAGAAATGAACCAGTGTATCACTTTGGGATTGGGTAAGCCTTCTTATATAACAAACAAACTTGCACCCATGCTTGGCAATGGCATTTTGAGAGCCAATGGTGTTAGTTGGGCGCACCAGAGGAAACTTGTTGCAGCTGAGTTCTTCATGGACAAAGTTAAG GGTATGGTGGGCCTAATGATAGAGTCAGCACAGCCACTACTGCAAAAATGGGAGCAAGTTATTGAGGGCCAAGGAGGTGTTACAGCTGAAGTGAAAGTTGATGCAGATTTGAGGGGCTTGTCTGCTGATGTAATTTCAAGGGTTTGTTTTGGCCATTCTTACACCAAGGGAAAGGAAGTTTTCTCAAAGCTTAGAAGCATTCAAAAGATCATGTCCAAACAAGGTGGCTTCCTTTTTGGGCTCGGCAGTTTCCG TGACAAACTAAATTTGTGGACAAAGAAGCAAAGTGAGATAAGCACTTTGGAGAGAGAGATTGAGTCACTGATCTGGGAGTTAGTGGAGAAACGCAAGAGAGAATGCTCAGAGACATCATCAGAAAAGGATCTGATGCAGTTACTGCTGGAATCAGCCATGAGTGATCAAAATCTAGGGAAGGACTTCTCCAAGCAATTCGTTGTGGATAATTGCAAAAACATATACTTTGCAGGGCATGAAACTACTGCTGTTGCAGCTTCTTGGTGTTTGATGCTTCTTGCTTTGCACCCTGAATGGCAAACCCGTATAAGGACTGAGGTTGCTGAACATTGCCCCAACAGCATACCTAATGCAgattctctccctctctttaaAACG ATGACTATGGTGATTCAAGAGGTGCTACGTTTATATCCAGCGGGAGCCTTTGTGTCAAGGGAGACATATGAAGATATCCAAATTGGAAACCTCAATGTTCCTAAAGGTGTCTGTTTATGGACTTTGATCCCAACATTGCACAGAGACCCTGAAATTTGGGGACCAGATGCCAATGAGTTCAAACCAGAAAGGTTCAGTGAGGGGGTCTCTAAGGCTTGCAAGTTCCCACAAGCGTATGTGCCATTTGGATTGGGCACTCGCTTGTGCTTGGGGAAGAACTTTGCAATGGTTCAATTGAAGGTTGTGTTGGCCCTTATCATCTCCAAGTTCAGCTTCTCTTTGTCTCCTAGTTATAGGCATTCTCCGGCATATAGGATGATTGTGGTACCAGGACATGGTGTGTATATTCTCATTCAGAAGATTTGA
- the LOC130749288 gene encoding LOW QUALITY PROTEIN: GCN5-related N-acetyltransferase 3, chloroplastic (The sequence of the model RefSeq protein was modified relative to this genomic sequence to represent the inferred CDS: deleted 1 base in 1 codon), with protein sequence MVAMGVVPHPQIQAQLEGFNSKSMELKWVTRRITKTSQLENNNHNILRPLFPVHISTDPRHIDPHRLRDLCAACNHSCHRFPNLLHPHNRVQPEPEPVDIHKLRIALSHSAVLVSVFCKPHHVDGFADSSSSIDALADFFTPVTPSRDQLVGFGRAVSDLGLTASIYDVMVIPPLRRMGIGRMIVKKLLRMLTNRDIYDIAALCSEDERLFFKACGFGSDILSSTTMMYMRTASSTTQEGEQSVTRAGRKLLLVPPLIEQLTNPQGQ encoded by the exons ATGGTGGCAATGGGAGTAGTACCTCACCCACAGATACAGGCACAGCTAGAGGGATTCAATTCAAAATCCATGGAATTGAAATGGGTAACTAGAAGAATCACCAAAACCTCCCAACTTGAAAACAACAACCACAACATATTAAGACCTCTCTTCCCGGTTCACATTTCCACCGACCCCCGCCACATCGACCCTCACCGTCTCCGAGACCTCTGCGCCGCTTGCAACCACTCCTGCCACCGATTCCCCaacctcctccaccctcataaCCGGGtccaacccgaacccgaacccgtgGATATCCACAAGCTCCGAATTGCTCTGTCTCACAGTGCTGTGCTTGTCTCTGTCTTCTGCAAACCTCACCACGTTGATGGTTTTGCTGATTCCTCGTCTTCCATTGATGCTTTGGCGGATTTCTTCACGCCGGTTACTCCTTCCCGTGATCAATTGGTCGGGTTTGGCCGTGCCGTTTCTGATTTGGGTCTCACTGCTTCAATATACGATGTCATG GTTATTCCACCCCTGCGGAGAATGGGAATTGGTCGGATGATTGTTAAAAAACTCTTGAG AATGCTTACAAATAGAGACATCTATGACATAGCAGCACTTTGCTCAGAAGATGAGAG GTTATTTTTTAAGGCGTGTGGATTTGGGAGTGACATATTGAGTTCTACGACCATGATGTACATGAGAACTGCTTCATCAACAACCCAGGAAGGTGAACAGAGCGTTACACGTGCAGGCCGAAAGCTACTGTTGGTTCCACCTCTCATTGAGCAA CTTACAAATCCTCAAGGGCAATAA
- the LOC130749275 gene encoding uncharacterized protein LOC130749275 isoform X2, giving the protein MGITWIEVCLISAHGLQHSTSLWKRQWYAVGWIDHDSKYCTKVDDSGNANPVWKTKFAIPVDDSEQNIQDLALNVEVYGIDPVFFTEKLHGSATIVLKEFLVKQAENFERQGEVGSYQLRKRNSSKPRGFIDILIHISEGKIDPNSHTGSKEGIMLLDHGDNTKLSEEGELRQAYPQKQPQASIHELESHVQTNIQDSCSEPFNSTIYYDPYVGEPSYLPPRTKTRTPPPPPPSNVGYIPTFLPINDFLPPSFPDMPLSSRAAPSQRVPPGVALGIGSGALAAGAVIFGDDFLLGYDVPEGIGDDSLDIETDHSF; this is encoded by the exons ATGGGGATTACATGGATTGAGGTCTGTTTGATATCTGCACATGGACTTCAGCATTCAACTTCACTGTGGAAGCGTCAATGGTACGCTGTTGGATGGATTGATCATGACAGCAAATATTGCACCAAAGTTGATGATTCTGGGAATGCAAATCCTgtttggaaaaccaagtttgCCATTCCTGTTGATGACTCGGAGCAAAACATCCAAGATTTGGCTCTGAACGTGGAAGTTTACGGTATAGACCCCGTATTCTTCACAGAAAAGCTTCATGGCTCAGCAACGATTGTTCTCAAAGAGTTTCTTGTCAAGCAGGCAGAGAATTTTGAAAGACAAGGGGAAGTTGGGAGCTACCAATTACGAAAGAGGAATTCCAGCAAACCAAGAGGTTTCATTGACATTTTAATTCACATTTCTGAGGGAAAGATAGACCCAAATTCCCACACAG GTAGCAAGGAAGGAATCATGCTCTTAGATCATGGAGACAATACCAAATTGAGCGAAGAGGGAGAATTAAGGCAAGCTTATCCGCAGAAGCAGCCTCAAGCTTCAATTCATGAACTAGAAAGTCATGTTCAAACAAATATCCAAGACTCTTGTTCAGAGCCCTTCAATAGTACAATCTATTATGACCCATATGTGGGTGAACCAAGCTATCTTCCACCTAGAACTAAAACTAGAACTCCTCCACCACCCCCACCTTCAAATGTTGGCTATATTCCCACTTTTCTCCCAATAAATGATTTCCTGCCTCCAAGCTTCCCAGACATGCCTCTGTCATCCAGGGCAGCCCCTAGTCAAAGGGTGCCTCCAGGTGTTGCGTTGGGGATAGGTTCTGGGGCATTAGCAGCTGGTGCTGTAATATTTGGTGATGACTTCCTCTTAGGATATGATGTTCCTGAAGGCATAGGAGATGATAGTCTTGACATCGAAACTGATCATTCTTTCTGA
- the LOC130749275 gene encoding uncharacterized protein LOC130749275 isoform X1 gives MGITWIEVCLISAHGLQHSTSLWKRQWYAVGWIDHDSKYCTKVDDSGNANPVWKTKFAIPVDDSEQNIQDLALNVEVYGIDPVFFTEKLHGSATIVLKEFLVKQAENFERQGEVGSYQLRKRNSSKPRGFIDILIHISEGKIDPNSHTADLLQYTYNGLHNLRGSWLLISVVNRGLRKVKTPLCQTLRTENSGSKEGIMLLDHGDNTKLSEEGELRQAYPQKQPQASIHELESHVQTNIQDSCSEPFNSTIYYDPYVGEPSYLPPRTKTRTPPPPPPSNVGYIPTFLPINDFLPPSFPDMPLSSRAAPSQRVPPGVALGIGSGALAAGAVIFGDDFLLGYDVPEGIGDDSLDIETDHSF, from the exons ATGGGGATTACATGGATTGAGGTCTGTTTGATATCTGCACATGGACTTCAGCATTCAACTTCACTGTGGAAGCGTCAATGGTACGCTGTTGGATGGATTGATCATGACAGCAAATATTGCACCAAAGTTGATGATTCTGGGAATGCAAATCCTgtttggaaaaccaagtttgCCATTCCTGTTGATGACTCGGAGCAAAACATCCAAGATTTGGCTCTGAACGTGGAAGTTTACGGTATAGACCCCGTATTCTTCACAGAAAAGCTTCATGGCTCAGCAACGATTGTTCTCAAAGAGTTTCTTGTCAAGCAGGCAGAGAATTTTGAAAGACAAGGGGAAGTTGGGAGCTACCAATTACGAAAGAGGAATTCCAGCAAACCAAGAGGTTTCATTGACATTTTAATTCACATTTCTGAGGGAAAGATAGACCCAAATTCCCACACAG CTGATCTACTTCAATATACTTATAATGGGTTGCATAATTTGAGAGGAAGTTGGCTCTTGATCAGTGTTGTTAATCGTGGATTGCGGAAAGTCAAAACTCCGCTATGTCAAACCCTCAGAACGGAAAATAGCG GTAGCAAGGAAGGAATCATGCTCTTAGATCATGGAGACAATACCAAATTGAGCGAAGAGGGAGAATTAAGGCAAGCTTATCCGCAGAAGCAGCCTCAAGCTTCAATTCATGAACTAGAAAGTCATGTTCAAACAAATATCCAAGACTCTTGTTCAGAGCCCTTCAATAGTACAATCTATTATGACCCATATGTGGGTGAACCAAGCTATCTTCCACCTAGAACTAAAACTAGAACTCCTCCACCACCCCCACCTTCAAATGTTGGCTATATTCCCACTTTTCTCCCAATAAATGATTTCCTGCCTCCAAGCTTCCCAGACATGCCTCTGTCATCCAGGGCAGCCCCTAGTCAAAGGGTGCCTCCAGGTGTTGCGTTGGGGATAGGTTCTGGGGCATTAGCAGCTGGTGCTGTAATATTTGGTGATGACTTCCTCTTAGGATATGATGTTCCTGAAGGCATAGGAGATGATAGTCTTGACATCGAAACTGATCATTCTTTCTGA